The window ctctctctctctctctctctctctctctctctctctctctctctctctctctctctctctctctctctctctcttctctctctctctctctctctctctctctctctctctctctctctctcttctctctctctctctctctctctctctctctctctctctctctctctctctctctctctctctctctctctctctctctctctctctctctctctctctctctctctctctctctctctctctctctctctctctctctctctctctctctctctctctctctctctctctctctctctctctctctctctctctctctctctctctctctctctctctctctctctctctctctctctctctctctctctctctctctctctctctctctctctctctctctctctctctctctctctctctctctctctctctctctctctctctctctctctctctctctctctctctctctctctctctctctctctctctctctctctctctctctctctctctctctctctctctctctctctctctctctctctctctctctctctctctctctctctctctctctctctctctctctctctctctctctctctctctctctctctctctctctctctctctctctctctctctctctctctctctctctctctctctctctctctctctctctctctctctctctctctctctctctctctctctctctctctctctctctctctctctcgctctctctctctctgtctttctatctctttctgtctatctatccaactctctctctcattttctcttatctcgccctcttctctctcgctttcggacccacataaatacacacaacgacaaacacacacgtgcgcacgcacaaatgcacacataaacctgcacacacacacacacacacacacacacacacacacacacacacacacacacacacacacacacacacacacacacacacacacacacacacacacacacacacacacacaagccatcgACAATAGCATCGGCGTTTGCCAGTAATTCCTGACTCCATTTAGTGATGTTTGGCAGAACAGAGGAGAAGGCAATGCGGCCGATTTCGTAATCTCCTATTCTGCTCAGACGTCGGGCGAGCGAGTGGACAAAAGATAAGGACAAAGTATTATATGTAAGCAGTTTCACATAGGATGATTTCTCTATATAATATTATCTCCTCGCCTTCACACGTGTTATTGAATTCATGAGATAAATAAACGTGGctaactatctgtctgcctgtctatctaaacaaaaataatgagatgatcttgtatgggggggggggggatgactttGCAGaccaggtgggggaggggttgagaaGGTAGGCTCAGGAAACGAAGCCCCTTGTATGTAGTGAATGTGCGCCGCTATAAAGTATTTGTTTTCATGTTCCTGTCAGAGCATAAGAAGTGAACATTTTTCAACCCCGCCATTGCTAGTCCTTCGCAGTAGCAACATGACTGAGCGGTCTACCTCGATTTTTTGCTTTGCCTGCGATTGGCTCTCCCGGGCCGAGGGTGCCGCCGTCGAGGCTGGTCTTCGTTggcgaaatattatatatacatacatacatacatatatatgcatatctatctatgtgtgtatagaatatacatatatatatacatatgtctatatatatacatatatatatatatatatatatatatatatatatatatatatatacacacacacagtatatgcttatataaaaatatgaatatatatatataatgtatgtatgtacacacacacacacacacacacacacacacacacacacacacacacacacacacacacacacacatatatatatatatgtatatatatagatagataggtagatagatagatatgtatatatctacatatctatatctatctatctgtctatctatcgatctatctctatctatctatctttctatgttatattatatatatatataagtatttatgtgtgtgtgcatatatatatatatatatatatatatatatatatataaataaataaatatatatatatatatatatatacatacacatatatatatgtatatatatatacacacacacatatacatatacacatatacacacacacacacacacacacacacacacacacacatatatatatatatatatatatatatatatatatatatatatatatatatatatatttatatataaatacataaacacacacacacacacacacacacacacacacacacacacacacacacacacacacacacacacatatatatatatatatatatatatatatatatatgtatatatatgtacatctgtatatatatatatatatgtgtgtgtgtgtgtataaatacacacacacacacacacacacacacacagacacacacacagatatatatatatatatatatatatatatatatatatatatatatatatatatacatatatatatatatgtacataaatatatatatatgaatatatacatatatatatatatacatagatatgtatatatatatatatatatgtgtgtgtgtatatatatatttatacatatttatatatatgtatatatatgcatatatatatatatatatatatatatatatatatatatatatatatatatatatgcgtatatatatacatatatatgtatgtatatatatatatatatatatatatatatatatatatatacacacagtatatgcatatatataaatatgaatttatatacatatatgtatatatatgcacacacacacacacacacacacacacacacacacacacacacacacacacacacacacacgcacacacacacacacacacacatacacacacacacacacacacacacacacacacacacacacacacacgcacacacacacatacacacgcgcgcgcgtgcgcgcatatctatatctatacatagatgtgtatatctatacatagatgtgcacacacacacatacacacacgcgcgcgcgcgcatatatatctatacatagatgtgtatatatgtgtgtgtgtgtgtgtgtgtgtgtgtgtgtatatatgtatatttacatataaatatatatattcatacatatttctatatatgtatatatatgtatatatatacatatatatataaatatatatatatgtaaatatatatatatatatatatatatatatatatatatatatatatatgtatacacacacacacacacgcacacacacacacatctatgtatagatatatatatgagtgtgtgtgtgtatgtatttatatatatatatatatatatatatatatatatatatatgtgtgtgtgtgtgtgtgtgtgtgtgtgtgtgtgtgtgtgtgtgtgtgtgtgtgtgtatttgtgtgtttgtgtgtgcgtttcgaAATTTCGAAAGAAATTCATGAGGTTATGAATTCGGTTCCCTTAATATTTAAATGAATTTGATTTATACTAAGTATCGACAAGGTTTGTAGTATGATCCTTACTTAAAATGCATTTGGTTTTGACTTGCATTTCTTCTATGTAGCAATTTTGTAAGGAATTTGTCAATATCTATATTCAATGTTTGCTGCAAACTATCTTTGTAATCAAAGGCTTTTCCATTATTAGCGCCATCATTCATTGTCGTTCTGGTTATCATTTAATGTTCTCATCCCATTCGACTTGGGTGAAAATGTCCAATTTAGGAAGCATTATCTAGTCTTCTTTATACATTTTAACAGCCATGGCACCACACACTGCCATAACATCTCTCGAGAAGTTAACGATGGCTATCAAGCACGAAATGTCAGATCACGAACTCGTCTGAGCTGACAACCCGCGCTTGCCTTTGGGGGATGGAGAgacgggaagcgagggaggaggaaggcgagggatttTCACGGGGGAGTTTTTCGCGAGTTACCCGATAATCAGGTGGGAATTTATTGTCTGGGGCCACAGTAAGTTATCGTGGTGAAGTGTCAATAAAATTAATGGAATCAGTTAATGATTATTCGTGATATATACGAATTTATTCAGTCTTATATGAACACGATTCTTTGTGTGGGattcttttctttatcagtaACCAATTATTCCGTGTGATACTACCTAATGATAAATTTCTGCGAATGGTGTCCTAGTCTCTGCCGTTTCAGGCAAGTGAATGATTTTGCTTTTGCCTCTGAGGCCTACTGTACAGGCAGTTCGGGTGAGGGATGGATCCCGAGCAGCGTTAAAGGCTATTTATGAAGTAGTTGtgatatagctacacacacacatacatatatatatatatatatatatatatatatatatatatatatatatatatatatatatatgtgtgtgtgtgtgtgtgtgattgtgtgtgtgtgtgtgtgtgtgtgtgtgtgtgtgtgtgtgtgtgtgtgtgtgtgtgtgtgtatgtgtgtgtgtgtgtatgtatgtgtgtgtatatatatgtgtgtatgtatgtgtgtgtgtgtgtgtgtgtgtgtgtgtgtgtgtgtgtgtgtgtgtgtgtgtgtgtgtgtagtgtatgtatgtatgtatgtatatatgtatacatatatgtgtgtgtgtgtgtgtgtgtgtgtgtgtgtgtgtgtgtgtgtaacacacacacacacacacacacactatacgagTATGTAGAATTTGATTTATGGGGTAATATTACCATAGACACGAATAACGTCGATTAtactgataacactgataagGGATCCGGTTAAATACTGGAACAGCGACCCTGAACGACCAGTGCAGGGCGCGTCCAGGGAAGAGCCTGTCACGGTAAGGACCTTCCTTCGTGTTTCACAGGGTtacattaaatttatatatatatatatatatatatatatatatatatatatatatatatatatatatatatatacatatatatatatatatatatatatatatatatatatatatatatacgtgtgtgtgtgtgtgtgtgtgtgtgtgtgtgtgtatatatatatatatatatatatatatatatatatatatatatatatatatactgtatatatatatatatatatatatatatatatatatatatatactatggtaaaaaaaacccgcaatgcaaaaacctgatttattgaaaatgagactatagtttcgaaatccacctggattccatctccaggtgtgtgtgtgtgtgtatgtgcgcgtgtgtatgtgcgcgtgtgtgtgtgtattgtgtgtgttgtgtgtatgtgcgtgtgtgtgtgtgtgtgtgtgtgtgtgtgtgtgtgtgtgtgtgtgtgtgtgtgtgtgtgtgtgtatttgtgtgtgtgtatttgtgtgtgtgtgtgtgtgtgtgtgtgtgtgtgtgtgtgtgtgtgtgtgtgtgtgtgtgtgtgtgtgtgtgtgtgcgtgcgtgtgtgcgtgtgtgcgtgtccgcgtgcgtgtgtgcgtgaggtgCAAGGTGCGGTGAGGGCAAGGAGCGGCGGGCGGGGAGGTTGTCTGCCCTCGAGGGAAAGGCGTCGAAGGGGCAGCCGAGCCGCCGGGCGTGGCTCAGAGGGCGGCAGCGGGAGGGCGCGGCCGCCTTGGaacggaggaggagcagggactAAGTTTAAACTTCGGGGATAAACTCTCCCGAGACAGAGTTTGGCAGAGAGGTGGAAGCGAGTGGGTGGGTATTTGCTGGGAGAATTGTGCTTTTGGAAAAGTTCACACGGCGGCACCGAGACCAGGTCTGTTGCAAAGCCTGAGGGCAGCGGCAGCGGCAGGAGGCGGAGCTGGACGCGACGGGGCTGAGGTCGCCGCGGGTCTCACTGGAGCGAACGAGGGCGGGCTGTGTCATTAAGGGGCCGGTGCCCGAAGGACGCCTTGGGGCTGGGACGAGAGTGGGCACTGCGTCGGTTCGGGCGCgcaggaggagggaagcgaggcGCCGGGAGAGGGAGGCCGGAGAGGGATGTGCCAggcataaggggaggggggggggggagcgccgaGCAGGTGTGTGGATGAGAGAATCGGGTAAGAGGCTGGTGTgacaggagatgagggagaggacagggcgagaggagggagaggatccgCTGTGGCGACCTCTTACATGTGGGACGCACTCGGTTGCATGTACGAGCACCCAGTGCctctgtatgtgcatgtctatGATGCggttatgtgcgtgcatgtgtttgcatatgtatgaatgcacgtgtgtttatgtgagcaCGCGCGCGtctatatattcttgtgtgttcatgcatgtaaGTACGATTGTTTCTGGAATCACGTAGCTGTATACTTCTACGTCTAAGGTCATGGATACATTTGTCCTTCAACAGGACTGTTTGCAGGGAGTGAACTTGTCCTGCGTGAGAAGCGCCTCCGCCCGCAGCAGCCTTCAAGCGTTCCGCGCGAACTCGACCACGATGAGGCCCCTGCTGCTCGCCGCCCTTGCTCTGGCCGCCTCGGCCGTCGCGGTAAGTCACCTTCAGCCTCGCTGCTCTCGGGTCCTTCGTGGCCGCTTGTCCGGTCACGTGACGCAGGGCTCGCCCGGCGTTCCCACGCTGACGCAGCCGTGCGGACCTTTTCTTTCACCGCTGACCCCTCTCCCTGACGCAGACCTTCGTTCCGCAGGTTCCGCCTCTTGGCGTCGTCGAACCCCAGCAAAGAGTCGGTGAGAGTTACCCATCCACGGGATCCTCGACGACCAGCTCTTCACTAGAAAGCACCGCAGCGCAAACCACATCATCGGTAGAAATTTCAACATCCACTGAAATTACGGTTTCTCCTGGGAGTACAGCATTCCCTACAAGCACGGTAGAAAGCACAGTGTCTTCAGGAAGCACATATTCGTCAGAAAGCACAAACTCTACAGACTCTGCGACTGAAGGTAAAATGCGTCGTGCAATAAAGTCTAAATTAAATAATCTCCAATTCCCCGCTTGATTCACTTATGTCGACATTTTTCTGATGCCCTGCCTTTCCTTTTATAATTCTGTCTTATCCCTGCCACATGGGccgtttttcattttacttttccaTGAGGATAATGATTCCCAGTGACCATCCCTGGGACTatttgtgcacgcgcgtgtgaatGATCCGTCTTTCTTAGTAACATGTTCTCTTGTTCTGCAGACCCGGCCGCGCCCGAGCCTGGTAAGCCCTGATACTCCCTCGGGAACCGTGAGTTCAGTTTTGTCTATCCGTGTTCCCAGGCCGCCTGTCGCCACGCTTCTGCCACGCGAGACTCTCGCTCGGCATGACGTTGTGGCTCTCCTGGGAGGGGCTTTAGATGTGCTTGATGTTGCATATTGAAGATTCGAATCATGGCCTGGTTCATCCCGCTTTAAGGCTGTTAAACTGTCGCACTAGCTGCGGGTCGAGGGCTCTAAGATAAGACTGTTTGACTTATTGATTGGTGGGAATGGTTGCTGCGTCCCTACCTTATTATTCTGTTTTTGCACTATGATCAGTCCTTGCCTCATATAGAATCCCGACGAGTGTAACACAACTACAGTTTGTCTGGTTTGGTCCCCGTCTCCTCAGGGCTGTCGGGCGGGGCCATCGCGGGGATCGTGATCGGGTCCCTGGCAGGGGTGGCCCTGCTGGCGGGCGGCGTGTATCTCCTCAAGGCGAAGGGCCTCCTGTGCTTCGGCTAATCCTCCTTCCGCGCCTCTTGCTGAGGGGCGACGGCCGCGGGGCGCCCCCTGACGCCCCTAGATCTGCCGCGGCCGTGGTCCCTTGCCGGCGCCTGTCTCCGAGAGCGAGATTTCGGGAGGTTTTTTTGTTGTAAAGAAGATTTATGTGGTCATATTTAATTGAATAAAACTGTTAAAACAACTGTATTCTTTCTCTGTTCATTAAACCAATAACGGTTTAGGAACGCGAATTCATATAacagtaatatatctatatcatacacacacacacacacgcacacacacacacatatatatatacatatatatatatatgtatatgtgtatgtgtgtgtgtctgtgtgtatatgcacacacacacacacacacacacacacacacacacacacgcacacacgcacacacacacacacacacacgcacacatctatctatctatccatctatctatatgtatatatatatattttttttatttcggtttaacgtcacgaaactcccttcttgtcccgtgaaaggacaggcatgAATTGGTAGGTGGAGACTGTtaccgagtggatgcccttcctaacctcagaccgtggccgggattctaacccgtgcgcttgcggactcTCCGGCCCACAGCAGCGCGCGTttccactgtaccacggcggccccatatatatatatatatatatatatatatatatatatatatatataaatatatatatacatatgtgtgtgtgtgagtgtgtgtgtgtgtgtgtgtgtgtgtgtgtgtgtgtgtgtgtgtgtgcatatatgcgtgtgtatatatatacacacacatacatatgtgtgtgtgtgtatatatatatatatatatatatatatatacacatagatatatgtgtgtgtgtgtgtgtgtgtgtgtacatatatgtgtataaatatacacacacatacatatgtgtgtgtgtatatatatacatacatacgtgtgtgtgtgtatatatatatatacacagatatatatatatacccactcccgtatagtgAGGATCAAGGTGTTACCCAAGccgcaggctccctctctccacgcagctgatggatccaagggAAAGGCAAAGACCGATCCGTCGCAGGAGGTGTCAGAACGagatcgcaagcgacaacgaactcaggattgactcctgaagccttaatcatcttatagatgccacaagacagtcgattgtatagggtaaactcccgaaacctttgaccatgcacggactgaactaatatatatatatatatatatatatatatatatatatacacatacataaatatatgtgtgcatacatatatatatgtttatatatatatatatatatatatatatatatatatatatatataaacataggttCGTCTCTGATCGGCTTACAGAACTAGAAACCCTGACGGACCAAGTATCTCTGCAGGAGtcttcaagcgcgaaacactcgaagcagcgcaggtatttcttggtaaatgaccttcgccctgcctaccaagccctgagaaaactgaccTCTAAACCCTCCTCACAGATCACTGCAGTGATCTGtgagctgagtactttgagcatcTGTGTCAGTTAGATCatccaacagttagtttggatgcaagtggtgtcacaatacctgtgccggacccacccatcagcgaggaacctcctaccccaactgaggttaggatggcgatttctaagtcGAAGGATAGGAAAGCCGCAGGcgtatgtgatatccctgctgaactccTAAGGGccgggggtgaacctatggcatggggcttgcatacgGTCTTGACTgctatctggcagtctggttccattccccctgacctgttgaggggcgtggtcatccctctttggaatgggaaaggggatcgttgggactgtagcaactaccgtggcattacactgctcagtataccaggcaaggttttcgcccacattcttctgaaacggatccgcgaccacctactacgGCACCAGAGACCGGGGCAGTCTGGATTCACCCCTGGCAAGTCCACGATAGACTGTATCCTAACGCTCCATGGtctgggcagctcgaccagtcctgtcgcgaggagtaagagatgggccgaggacctgcctggagactcgccgtgagggaccctcgtggctggaagcgaaggctgGATTCACCCCGGTCGGCATTAGccccccgatgatgatgatgtgtatatatatatatatatatatatatatatatatatatatattatgtgtatacataatacatatatatacatactatatacactaaatatacattttatatatataataaaaatatatacatactaaatatgaatatatgcatatatatacatatataatataatatatatatttatatatatattgtccgagGTTTCCTCTCATTTAATAAATCATTAATCGGTATCTTATTTAGTATGCTTTCAAGATATCATCATGaactaacctcttgttcttttcttatatcctctggggaataaattgcttcaagggaaaaaaatatagaaaattaaatattttcttcaatatatattttccatatatattcacacaacaaaAGTCACAATTACACatcaaaattaaattatatattgtagGCACTAATCCAGCCCGGGGTCAAGCGGCCCGGGATCATGCGGGATAATACAGCCCAGAGTATGCAGCCTAGGTATACAGGCACAGTTTGCAGCCAGCTAATGCGGCCTGGGGGTTCTTCCACCTTGTACAAAATTTAAGGAGGCTGAAAACGAAAACCACTTTGAATAATAAATCACTTATATTGtcactaaatcacttcagtttCATTACGTTATGTAATGAAACGCAATTAAGAATTACTTACAATGtgtatcggtgtggagttcgtAGCCAAATGGCTGACCaaataacggcgaccaccgaccgtGGCTTTCTTCatgttcgaagcaaggggaatgggtcgtccgggtaaaccaaatggttcgctgacgcacacaagcacgcacgcactctcacacaagGCAACAAAATgctaagggaaaccatcaccaaaccctttacatatatatttagatatatatatgtgtgtgtgtgtgtgtgtgtgtgtgtatgtgtgtatatatatgtatatgtatatatatgtatatatatatgtatatatatgtatatatatatgtatatatatgtatatatgtatatgtatatatatgtctatatatatgtatatgtatatatatgtatatgtatatatatatatgtatatgtatatatatatgtatatgtatatgtatatgtatgtatatatatacatatatatatatatatatatatatatatatatatatatatatattatgtacgtcgTTATATACTTGCTGCTCAGGTGTCTGATAGTAAGAATGAAGAGGTAActaagacggccgtaaagaacttcatgatttattACAAATGTTTCGAAGACATCGATATTATAGTAAACAATTTAGACACCTCACAGCTTGCGAAAATTGGCTTAACAAAAAATTACTGGAACTTGCTGCCCATCATTCAGTGTTCACTTTTGATGATTGTCTTTATACCCAAACAGATGGGATAGCTATGGGCTGCCCACTGGACCCTTCCTACGCcaatgcattttttattttttattttttgctaccATGAAAATAAATGGCTTGAGCGGTGTCCGCCAGAATTCAAACCTTTACACTACCGACGACACATTGATGACACTTTCGTTCCTTCCAGACATCCGTCACACGTAAATCTGCCTCTAAATTAACTAACTCCAAACACCCGAGTATTAAATTCATCCACGAAACACAACATACAACCAACTACCTTTTTTGGATACCGTTGTTACCAATGATAACGACCTCTTCCTTACTAGCACATACTGTAAACCGATCTTCACTGGCCTCGGCCTCCATTTCCTTAGATATACCCAATATAAtacagcataaaaacactcagCGCCAGAGCCTATAACTTATGTAGTAGCTGGTCGACTTTCCatgaaaaaatgttttttctgaatttttttttgtaacaaatcGATACCCATTACATATGTTAAATATGTAATGGGTATCAATATATAAAATTACCTTACATTGGTCAATTCAGttttgaaataagaaaacaattaaaatctCTCCTCCGTAAGAATTACTCCGAATTAAGTTCACTTTTGTCTTTAGCAACACTAACACCATTTATAACTTCTTAAAACAACCTAGGAGTTGCCACTCTGATCTATGTTCTAatgtagtgtatttatttacctgtcctagctgccaagcaaggtacgtgggaacaacctcacgatggttacgtcaccgcGTATCAGAACATAGAGCCAAGTCCTTTCGAACTAGCCTCCCCCTGAGCAGACCATCCTTCTcatccataagagagcactccctCCAACACTTACATCCTTttctaacacagattttagtataatgtcgtcccattcctcccgcccaggggcgtcacttaagggggggtatggggggtggttcacccccccaactcttaaaaaagcctcattttgcagggcaaaatctagttctgcagggcaaattttctcatacggaatctgcctcaatagccgataagtattcaagatatataaataactatatgaaactaattgttgatgatacttgatttataacatttataacaggctacttataaagagctagtgagcattttctttttcgtgatttgcagggcaaaaattattttttcagggcaaatttacccgtcacccccccaactcataacatgaagtgacgcccctgctgCCGCCAAGATCTCATTTCGGAATCCCAGTTTATATAGGAAAGGTCTCCCGAGCTGAACAACACCTCCAAGCAACCACCTTGTGCACGCATTAGACTCGCTTACACATTAATGGGCAGTTTACGTATCCTCGGCTCTCATTGTATTACTTTTtgcgggttttttttctttctttttttcttttcacgttcgtatatatttgtttgtttgtattatattcTTGTTGTTTGCTGAATTATGTCTTTGGCTTTTATGTACATTAATTTGTCTTTTACATTAACATTCACCTAATGCGTACCAATTagaaccatgtttttttttcaaattgtctagttgcatttttatttatttttatttattgctcaCAGTACTGACGATGGATATTTGATTGTCTTCGAAGCGtttgcaataaatcatgaagttaTTTACTGCcgtcttagtctacctcttcattctatatgtattcatatgtatacatatatagtatatacttatatacatatatatatatgtgtgtgtgtgtgtgtgtgtgtgtgtgtgtgtgtgtctgtgtatcatatacataatgaGTAAGAACACGCGACAAAGTCGTCGTCATGAAGCACTGAGCGCCAGTCCTCCCGCGCGGCCCGCGAGCGAGGCGCGAGGGCCTCAGGGCGCCCTCACGACGCCGCCCATCTCGTGACTCGAGGCTCGCCCCGGGCGCCTGACTCATAAGCGTAATACTAATGTTTTATCAGATAATCTATTGATTACATCGATCAGCACTTGGGTCTACCCCCTCGTGATATCTCTCGCCTGCGGCAGCGCCTGAAATAATGTTATTTCTCGCTACTGTACCACCAacatacataagtttatatatatcatatatatatatatatatatatataatatatcatatatatatatatttgtgtgtgtgtgtgtgtgtgtgtatgtatgtatgtatatgtatatatatacatatatacatatatacacatatatgtgtatatatacatatatatacatatgtgcgcgcgtatgtgtgtctgtgtgtttgtgtgtttgtgtgtgtgtgtgtgtgtgtgtgtgtgtgtgtgtatgtgtgtgtgtgtgtgtgtgtgtgtgtgtgtatatatatatatatatatatatatattctatatatacacatatatattatatatatttttatatataacatatatatttatatattcatatatataataaatataaatatatatatataaaatatgtatatgtatatatagaaaatatatatatatatatatataaatatatatatatatatatgtgtgtgtgtgtgtgtgt of the Penaeus chinensis breed Huanghai No. 1 chromosome 27, ASM1920278v2, whole genome shotgun sequence genome contains:
- the LOC125039263 gene encoding cell wall integrity and stress response component 2-like gives rise to the protein MRPLLLAALALAASAVAVPPLGVVEPQQRVGESYPSTGSSTTSSSLESTAAQTTSSVEISTSTEITVSPGSTAFPTSTVESTVSSGSTYSSESTNSTDSATEDPAAPEPGLSGGAIAGIVIGSLAGVALLAGGVYLLKAKGLLCFG